A genomic region of Manihot esculenta cultivar AM560-2 chromosome 15, M.esculenta_v8, whole genome shotgun sequence contains the following coding sequences:
- the LOC110601074 gene encoding sugar transporter ERD6-like 16 isoform X3, producing the protein MASGQYKDVEQGKINSLEDLETPLIHEDKIVSYKTDDDGTDHETRSIGMVLLSTFVAVCGSFGFGSCVGYSAPTQSAIMEDLNLTTSQYSMFGSILTIGAMLGAITSGRISDYIGRKGAMRMSAGFCITGWLAVFFSTGYLSLDMGRFFTGYGIGVISFVVPIFIAEIAPKNLRGGLTTLNQVHIQTLQSLPKARILDLFQRQYIRFVFIGVAIMVFQQFVGINGIGFYASQTFESAGLSSGTIGTIAYACIQVPITIVGALLIDKSGRKPLIMVSAAGTFLGCFLAGVSFFLKAHSLLLGWVPIMAVSGVLVYISAFSIGMGAVPWLIMSEIFPINIKGIGGSLVVLVNWSGAWLVSYTFNFLMNWSSSGTFFLYAGVSLATIVFVAKFVPETKGKTLEQIHESINS; encoded by the exons ATGGCGAGTGGCCAGTACAAAGATGTTGAACAAGGCAAAATTAATAGCCTTGAAGACCTGGAAACTCCATTGATCCATGAAGATAAGATAGTTTCTTACAAAACTGATGATGATGGGACTGATCATGAAACTAGATCTATTGGAATGGTTCTGCTTAGTACATTTGTTGCTGTTTGTGGTTCTTTTGGATTTGGTTCTTGT GTGGGCTATTCAGCACCCACTCAATCTGCAATCATGGAAGATCTTAATCTCACAACATCCCAG TACTCCATGTTTGGTTCTATACTAACAATTGGTGCAATGCTTGGTGCTATTACAAGTGGACGGATTTCAGACTACATTGGTCGAAAAGGG GCCATGAGAATGTCAGCTGGATTCTGCATTACAGGGTGGCTAGCTGTGTTTTTCTCTACA GGATATCTGTCGCTTGACATGGGAAGATTTTTCACTGGTTATGGCATCGGAGTTATCTCCTTTGTG GTCCCAATATTCATAGCAGAAATAGCCCCAAAGAATCTTCGTGGTGGGCTTACCACGTTGAATCAG GTTCACATTCAAACTCTACAATCCCTTCCCAAAGCTAGAATTCTTGATTTATTTCAAAGACAATACATTCGTTTTGTATTc ATTGGAGTAGCAATAATGGTATTCCAGCAATTTGTAGGAATTAATGGCATTGGATTTTATGCTAGTCAAACCTTTGAATCTGCTG GACTTTCTTCTGGAACAATAGGAACCATAGCTTATGCTTGTATTCAGGTTCCAATAACAATAGTGGGAGCTTTGCTAATAGACAAATCAGGAAGAAAGCCACTGATAATG GTTTCTGCAGCTGGGACATTCCTAGGCTGCTTTCTAGCAGgagtttctttctttctcaAG GCACACAGTTTGCTGCTGGGATGGGTACCTATAATGGCTGTTTCAGGAGTGCTG GTTTATATATCAGCATTCTCAATTGGAATGGGAGCAGTTCCATGGTTGATCATGTCTGAG ATTTTCCCAATAAATATAAAGGGCATTGGTGGGAGCTTGGTGGTGCTTGTGAACTGGTCAGGTGCCTGGCTAGTTTCCTACACTTTCAACTTTCTCATGAACTGGAGTTCATCAG GCACATTCTTTCTGTACGCCGGAGTCTCATTGGCAACAATCGTATTTGTGGCCAAGTTTGTGCCTGAAACcaaaggaaaaacactagaacAAATTCACGAATCTATCAATTCATAG
- the LOC110601074 gene encoding sugar transporter ERD6-like 16 isoform X1 — MASGQYKDVEQGKINSLEDLETPLIHEDKIVSYKTDDDGTDHETRSIGMVLLSTFVAVCGSFGFGSCVGYSAPTQSAIMEDLNLTTSQYSMFGSILTIGAMLGAITSGRISDYIGRKGAMRMSAGFCITGWLAVFFSTGYLSLDMGRFFTGYGIGVISFVVPIFIAEIAPKNLRGGLTTLNQLMIVTGSSVAFLLGSVITWRALALTGLIPCIFLLVGLFFVPESPRWLAKVGREKEFQAALQKLRGKDTDVTREAEEIHVHIQTLQSLPKARILDLFQRQYIRFVFIGVAIMVFQQFVGINGIGFYASQTFESAGLSSGTIGTIAYACIQVPITIVGALLIDKSGRKPLIMVSAAGTFLGCFLAGVSFFLKAHSLLLGWVPIMAVSGVLVYISAFSIGMGAVPWLIMSEIFPINIKGIGGSLVVLVNWSGAWLVSYTFNFLMNWSSSGTFFLYAGVSLATIVFVAKFVPETKGKTLEQIHESINS; from the exons ATGGCGAGTGGCCAGTACAAAGATGTTGAACAAGGCAAAATTAATAGCCTTGAAGACCTGGAAACTCCATTGATCCATGAAGATAAGATAGTTTCTTACAAAACTGATGATGATGGGACTGATCATGAAACTAGATCTATTGGAATGGTTCTGCTTAGTACATTTGTTGCTGTTTGTGGTTCTTTTGGATTTGGTTCTTGT GTGGGCTATTCAGCACCCACTCAATCTGCAATCATGGAAGATCTTAATCTCACAACATCCCAG TACTCCATGTTTGGTTCTATACTAACAATTGGTGCAATGCTTGGTGCTATTACAAGTGGACGGATTTCAGACTACATTGGTCGAAAAGGG GCCATGAGAATGTCAGCTGGATTCTGCATTACAGGGTGGCTAGCTGTGTTTTTCTCTACA GGATATCTGTCGCTTGACATGGGAAGATTTTTCACTGGTTATGGCATCGGAGTTATCTCCTTTGTG GTCCCAATATTCATAGCAGAAATAGCCCCAAAGAATCTTCGTGGTGGGCTTACCACGTTGAATCAG CTCATGATCGTTACTGGGTCATCCGTTGCATTCTTGTTAGGAAGTGTCATAACATGGAGAGCATTAGCTCTTACTG GCCTTATACCATGCATTTTCCTTCTCGTTGGTCTGTTCTTTGTCCCGGAGTCTCCCAGATGGCTG GCAAAAGTTGGCAGAGAAAAAGAATTCCAAGCTGCATTGCAGAAACTCCGTGGCAAAGATACTGATGTTACACGCGAAGCAGAGGAAATCCAT GTTCACATTCAAACTCTACAATCCCTTCCCAAAGCTAGAATTCTTGATTTATTTCAAAGACAATACATTCGTTTTGTATTc ATTGGAGTAGCAATAATGGTATTCCAGCAATTTGTAGGAATTAATGGCATTGGATTTTATGCTAGTCAAACCTTTGAATCTGCTG GACTTTCTTCTGGAACAATAGGAACCATAGCTTATGCTTGTATTCAGGTTCCAATAACAATAGTGGGAGCTTTGCTAATAGACAAATCAGGAAGAAAGCCACTGATAATG GTTTCTGCAGCTGGGACATTCCTAGGCTGCTTTCTAGCAGgagtttctttctttctcaAG GCACACAGTTTGCTGCTGGGATGGGTACCTATAATGGCTGTTTCAGGAGTGCTG GTTTATATATCAGCATTCTCAATTGGAATGGGAGCAGTTCCATGGTTGATCATGTCTGAG ATTTTCCCAATAAATATAAAGGGCATTGGTGGGAGCTTGGTGGTGCTTGTGAACTGGTCAGGTGCCTGGCTAGTTTCCTACACTTTCAACTTTCTCATGAACTGGAGTTCATCAG GCACATTCTTTCTGTACGCCGGAGTCTCATTGGCAACAATCGTATTTGTGGCCAAGTTTGTGCCTGAAACcaaaggaaaaacactagaacAAATTCACGAATCTATCAATTCATAG
- the LOC110601074 gene encoding sugar transporter ERD6-like 16 isoform X2: MEDLNLTTSQYSMFGSILTIGAMLGAITSGRISDYIGRKGAMRMSAGFCITGWLAVFFSTGYLSLDMGRFFTGYGIGVISFVVPIFIAEIAPKNLRGGLTTLNQLMIVTGSSVAFLLGSVITWRALALTGLIPCIFLLVGLFFVPESPRWLAKVGREKEFQAALQKLRGKDTDVTREAEEIHVHIQTLQSLPKARILDLFQRQYIRFVFIGVAIMVFQQFVGINGIGFYASQTFESAGLSSGTIGTIAYACIQVPITIVGALLIDKSGRKPLIMVSAAGTFLGCFLAGVSFFLKAHSLLLGWVPIMAVSGVLVYISAFSIGMGAVPWLIMSEIFPINIKGIGGSLVVLVNWSGAWLVSYTFNFLMNWSSSGTFFLYAGVSLATIVFVAKFVPETKGKTLEQIHESINS, translated from the exons ATGGAAGATCTTAATCTCACAACATCCCAG TACTCCATGTTTGGTTCTATACTAACAATTGGTGCAATGCTTGGTGCTATTACAAGTGGACGGATTTCAGACTACATTGGTCGAAAAGGG GCCATGAGAATGTCAGCTGGATTCTGCATTACAGGGTGGCTAGCTGTGTTTTTCTCTACA GGATATCTGTCGCTTGACATGGGAAGATTTTTCACTGGTTATGGCATCGGAGTTATCTCCTTTGTG GTCCCAATATTCATAGCAGAAATAGCCCCAAAGAATCTTCGTGGTGGGCTTACCACGTTGAATCAG CTCATGATCGTTACTGGGTCATCCGTTGCATTCTTGTTAGGAAGTGTCATAACATGGAGAGCATTAGCTCTTACTG GCCTTATACCATGCATTTTCCTTCTCGTTGGTCTGTTCTTTGTCCCGGAGTCTCCCAGATGGCTG GCAAAAGTTGGCAGAGAAAAAGAATTCCAAGCTGCATTGCAGAAACTCCGTGGCAAAGATACTGATGTTACACGCGAAGCAGAGGAAATCCAT GTTCACATTCAAACTCTACAATCCCTTCCCAAAGCTAGAATTCTTGATTTATTTCAAAGACAATACATTCGTTTTGTATTc ATTGGAGTAGCAATAATGGTATTCCAGCAATTTGTAGGAATTAATGGCATTGGATTTTATGCTAGTCAAACCTTTGAATCTGCTG GACTTTCTTCTGGAACAATAGGAACCATAGCTTATGCTTGTATTCAGGTTCCAATAACAATAGTGGGAGCTTTGCTAATAGACAAATCAGGAAGAAAGCCACTGATAATG GTTTCTGCAGCTGGGACATTCCTAGGCTGCTTTCTAGCAGgagtttctttctttctcaAG GCACACAGTTTGCTGCTGGGATGGGTACCTATAATGGCTGTTTCAGGAGTGCTG GTTTATATATCAGCATTCTCAATTGGAATGGGAGCAGTTCCATGGTTGATCATGTCTGAG ATTTTCCCAATAAATATAAAGGGCATTGGTGGGAGCTTGGTGGTGCTTGTGAACTGGTCAGGTGCCTGGCTAGTTTCCTACACTTTCAACTTTCTCATGAACTGGAGTTCATCAG GCACATTCTTTCTGTACGCCGGAGTCTCATTGGCAACAATCGTATTTGTGGCCAAGTTTGTGCCTGAAACcaaaggaaaaacactagaacAAATTCACGAATCTATCAATTCATAG
- the LOC110601279 gene encoding uncharacterized protein LOC110601279: MLFLRTFWVVILLITGLSALAANFDTVEGRPHRILLDTDVDTDDFFALLYILKLNRSEFELEAITINANAWTDAGHAVNQIYDILYMMGRDDIAVGVGGEGGILEDGTILPDVGGYLPIIEQGNSTAGGCRYRQAIPVGIRGRLDIDSNYGLRKAFLPQGRRKYSPLRQPTAQQVLIDKISAGPITIFITGGHTNFAIFLMKNPHLKNNVKHIYTMGGGVRPRNPNGCCIRNASLSCRPIHCGGIGNLFTDYNPYAEFNIFGDPFAAYQVIHSGIPVTLVPLDATNTIPINENFLKRFEKSQHTYEAQYCFRSLKMARDTWFDDQFYTSYFMWDSFTSGIAVSIMRNSHSQNGENEFAEMKYMNITVVTSNEPYGIYDGSNPFFDGRKIPKFNLKKGGVHSGHVQTGIRDPFCIMQNRKGRCQDGYTKEVKGSEGVRVLIAIRAKPNPDTSSELDRAYFKSFLDVLNHPQQTGKFNFTTQFPYYEEVIRKPEFGRMKLGKPVVFDMDMSAGDFLALFYLLKLPAEEINLKAIIVSPTGWANAATIDVVYDLLHMMGRDDIPVGLGDVFAMDLSDPRDCKYVKAIPQGSGGFLDSDTLYGLARHLPRSPRRYTAENSVKFGAPRDTDHPELRQPLALEIWDSVVETLEPGSKISILTNGPLTNLAKIIQSRKNTSSVIQDVYVVGGHINHGNLDKGNVFTVHSNEYTEMNMYLDPSAAKTVLESSLDIKLIPLNAQRKASSFSEILQRLGKTNRTPEALFAHRLLSRLYRLQQTHYRYHHMDTFLGEIIGAVVLAGDSKLNPMWQIKPIKVLADGVESKDGQVMVDEEEGKMVNILETIDPADHYDIFANQLGVAKQSAVIGSFEEQRRIWSAQPNS; the protein is encoded by the exons ATGTTATTCCTGAGGACTTTCTGGGTGGTTATTTTATTGATCACTGGACTTTCTGCTCTTGCTGCTAATTTCGACACTGTGGAGGGTAGGCCACATCGGATTCTTCTGGATACAGATGTTGATACTGATGATTTCTTTGCTCTTCTGTACATCTTGAAGCTTAATAGATCAGAGTTTGAGTTGGAG GCAATCACAATCAATGCAAATGCATGGACTGATGCAGGACATGCTGTGAACCAAATCTATGACATTCTTTACATGATGGGCCGAGACGACATAGCAGTTGGAGTGGGAGGTGAGGGTGGAATACTGGAAGATGGTACTATACTCCCAGATGTTGGTGGGTATCTTCCTATAATTGAACAG ggAAATTCAACAGCAGGAGGTTGTAGATACAGACAAGCTATTCCTGTAGGTATTCGAGGACGACTAGATATTGATTCCAACTATGGCCTAAGGAAAGCTTTCCTACCGCAG GGCAGAAGGAAATATTCTCCTCTTCGACAACCTACTGCCCAGCAAGTGCTGATAGATAAAATATCTGCAGGTCCTATTACTATCTTCATAACAGGAGGTCATACAAATTTTGCCATTTTTCTTATGAAAAATCCACATCTAAAGAATAATGTTAAGCATATATATACAATGGGAGGTGGGGTGAGGCCGCGAAACCCAAACGGCTGTTGCATTCGAAATGCAAGTTTGTCCTGCCGGCCAATACATTGTGGTGGCATAGGTAATCTGTTCACAGACTACAATCCTTATGCTGAGTTTAATATCTTTGGAGATCCATTTGCTGCATATCAG GTGATCCATTCTGGAATACCAGTAACCCTGGTACCCCTGGATGCAACAAATACAATTCCTATAAATGAGAATTTCCTCAAGAGATTTGAAAAGAGCCAACATACATATGAGGCGCAATACTGCTTCAGGTCCTTGAAAATGGCTCGTGATACTTGGTTTGATGACCAATTTTATACG AGCTATTTCATGTGGGACTCATTTACATCAGGCATAGCAGTTTCTATCATGCGCAATTCGCATAGCCAAAATGGAGAAAATGAATTTGCTGAAATGAAATATATGAACATAACTGTAGTTACTTCAAATGAACCTTATGGAATATATGATGGTTCAAATCCATTCTTTGATGGCCGTAAAATTCCAAAGTTTAATCTAAAGAAAGGTGGAGTACACAGTGGCCATGTCCAGACAGGCATCAGAGATCCATTCTGCATTATGCAGAATAGGAAGGGAAGATGTCAG GATGGCTATACGAAGGAAGTAAAAGGTTCGGAGGGGGTACGTGTTCTCATCGCTATCAGAGCAAAACCTAATCCTGACACTAGTAGTGAACTTGACAGAGCATATTTCAAGAGTTTCTTGGAT GTCCTGAATCACCCTCAGCAAACTGGGAAGTTCAATTTTACAACACAATTTCCTTATTATGAAGAAGTTATACGCAAACCAGAATTTGGTAGAATGAAACTGGGAAAGCCTGTTGTCTTTGACATGGATATGAGTGCTGGAGATTTTCTTGCTCTCTTCTACCTCCTTAAGTTACCTGCAGAAGAGATCAACCTCAAG GCTATCATTGTAAGTCCAACCGGGTGGGCAAATGCTGCAACTATAGATGTGGTTTATGATTTACTGCATATGATGGGTCGTGATGACATTCCAGTGGGCCTAGGGGATGTATTTGCTATGGACCTGTCTGATCCTAGAGACTGCAAGTATGTGAAGGCCATTCCACAAGGCAGTGGCGGATTTTTGGATTCAGATACCCTATATGGGCTTGCACGCCATCTGCCACGAAGCCCTCGAAG GTACACAGCTGAAAACTCGGTAAAGTTTGGAGCTCCCCGCGACACAGATCATCCTGAACTCAGACAGCCTCTGGCACTTGAAATTTGGGATTCCGTAGTGGAAACATTGGAACCAGGATCTAAGATTAGCATATTGACCAATGGACCATTGACTAATTTAGCAAAGATTATTCAATCAAGGAAAAACACGAGCTCTGTGATTCAG GATGTGTATGTTGTTGGGGGACATATTAATCATGGCAATTTGGACAAGGGAAATGTGTTCACTGTCCATTCTAATGAATATACAGAAATGAACATGTATCTTGACCCCTCTGCCGCAAAGACAGTTTTGGAGTCATCACTGGACATAAAACTTATCCCGCTCAATGCCCAACGCAAAGCAAGTTCTTTCTCCGAAATCCTACAAAGATTGGGCAAGACAAACAGGACACCTGAGGCATTGTTTGCCCACCGTTTGCTGTCAAGGCTTTACCGGCTCCAACAAACTCACTACAGATACCATCACATG GATACATTCTTAGGAGAAATTATTGGTGCTGTAGTCTTAGCTGGGGATTCCAAGCTGAACCCAATGTGGCAAATCAAGCCTATTAAGGTCCTGGCTGATGGTGTTGAATCCAAAGATGGACAAGTTATGGTagatgaagaagaaggaaaaatgGTGAATATATTGGAAACTATAGACCCTGCTGACCATTATGATATTTTTGCAAATCAATTGGGAGTTGCAAAGCAATCCGCTGTGATAGGAAGCTTTGAGGAGCAGAGGAGAATCTGGAGTGCTCAACCAAATTCTTGA
- the LOC122721943 gene encoding uncharacterized protein LOC122721943, whose protein sequence is MLFLRNFWVVIVLVTGRNAAANLDRVEGRPHRILLDTDVDTDDFFALLYILKLNRSEFELEAITINANAWSDAGHAVNQIYDILYMMGRDDIAVGVGGEGGILEDGTILPDVGGYLSIIEQVNSSRLSLQDMEN, encoded by the exons ATGTTATTCCTGAGGAATTTCTGGGTGGTTATTGTATTGGTCACTGGACGAAATGCTGCTGCTAATTTAGACAGGGTTGAGGGTAGGCCACATCGGATTCTTCTAGATACAGACGTTGATACTGATGATTTCTTTGCTCTCTTGTACATCTTGAAGCTTAACAGATCAGAGTTTGAGTTGGAG GCAATCACAATCAACGCAAATGCATGGAGTGATGCAGGGCATGCTGTGAACCAGATCTATGACATTCTTTACATGATGGGCCGCGATGACATAGCAGTTGGAGTAGGAGGTGAGGGTGGAATACTGGAAGATGGTACTATACTCCCAGATGTTGGTGGGtatctttctataattgaaCAGGTGAATTCAAGCAGGCTCTCTCTACAAGATATGgaaaattaa